One stretch of Aminivibrio pyruvatiphilus DNA includes these proteins:
- the ortB gene encoding 2-amino-4-oxopentanoate thiolase subunit OrtB, producing the protein MNNTYESVMARKIEIMKKSLLMDFAQFEQGKLSFDYEGMMNQYGYTLDEIRKIQREAHVGDTPLIELHNLTRTARALSPKGKGARIMIKDEAANPSGSFKDRRASVSCHFAQAKGFPGVAAATSGNYGAALVSQANIRNLKTIIVQEVFDSLGRGQPEIVEKTRKCEALGAEVIQTSVGPELFYYLLRVLEETGFFNASLYTPLSIAGIETIGWEIAEQCRKLHGGLPAAVVITHAGGGNVTGTARGLRKAGAENVKIIGASVNLEGLHMASDRDFNLKSFTTGHTGFGVPFATWPDRSDVPRNAARPLRYLERYVTVNQGEVFYITEALAVLEGLERGPAGNTALTAAFALAREFDEDQFIVVQETEYTGAGKHHYAQLAFAKENGIRIETGDPASEKAGETIIFPSHPDRICAREVDLDPLRASLIRNALKNRGLRPSDLSKTDLQFLADEVSRGTDFVSGVLNSL; encoded by the coding sequence ATGAATAACACCTATGAAAGCGTCATGGCCCGCAAAATCGAAATAATGAAGAAATCCCTTCTCATGGATTTCGCCCAGTTCGAGCAGGGAAAACTTTCCTTCGACTATGAGGGAATGATGAACCAGTATGGCTATACCCTGGACGAAATACGAAAGATCCAGAGGGAAGCCCACGTAGGCGATACCCCCCTCATTGAGCTCCACAACCTTACACGTACTGCACGGGCTCTTTCTCCGAAGGGAAAGGGCGCCCGCATCATGATCAAGGACGAGGCGGCAAATCCTTCCGGGAGCTTCAAGGACAGGAGAGCCTCCGTTTCGTGCCATTTCGCCCAGGCGAAGGGGTTTCCGGGCGTGGCAGCGGCCACGAGCGGAAACTACGGCGCCGCCCTTGTGTCCCAGGCGAATATCCGCAACCTGAAGACCATCATCGTCCAGGAGGTCTTCGACAGCCTCGGGAGAGGCCAGCCGGAGATCGTCGAAAAGACGAGAAAGTGTGAAGCCCTGGGCGCCGAGGTTATCCAGACGAGCGTCGGCCCCGAGCTCTTTTATTACCTGCTGCGGGTACTTGAAGAAACCGGTTTTTTCAATGCATCTCTGTATACGCCTCTGAGCATCGCCGGCATCGAGACCATCGGCTGGGAAATCGCCGAGCAGTGCAGGAAGCTTCATGGGGGGCTCCCCGCCGCGGTCGTCATTACCCACGCCGGAGGGGGCAACGTCACCGGGACAGCCAGGGGGCTCCGGAAGGCCGGGGCGGAGAATGTGAAGATCATCGGCGCCAGCGTCAACCTGGAAGGACTTCACATGGCCAGCGACAGGGATTTCAACCTGAAATCCTTCACCACGGGACACACGGGTTTCGGGGTTCCTTTCGCCACCTGGCCCGACCGGTCTGACGTTCCCCGCAACGCGGCCCGGCCCCTGCGCTATCTTGAACGGTATGTCACCGTCAACCAGGGTGAAGTCTTCTATATCACCGAAGCCCTGGCCGTGCTGGAAGGGCTTGAGCGGGGCCCCGCAGGGAATACTGCCCTGACGGCCGCTTTTGCTCTCGCGAGAGAATTCGACGAGGACCAGTTCATCGTCGTCCAGGAAACGGAGTATACCGGGGCCGGAAAACACCATTACGCCCAGCTCGCCTTCGCGAAGGAAAACGGGATCCGCATTGAAACCGGGGATCCGGCTTCCGAAAAAGCGGGGGAAACCATCATTTTCCCGTCTCATCCGGACAGGATCTGCGCCCGCGAGGTGGACCTCGATCCGCTGAGAGCCTCCCTTATCAGAAACGCGCTCAAGAACAGGGGGCTCCGTCCCTCCGACCTTTCAAAGACCGACCTGCAGTTTCTGGCCGACGAAGTGAGCCGCGGCACGGATTTCGTGAGCGGCGTGCTGAACTCTCTTTAG
- the ortA gene encoding 2-amino-4-oxopentanoate thiolase subunit OrtA: protein MDIIRKGSWVQIEWILLEPGERPEHLPPETRRVPLRVKAKGILQEDAPVGEPATVVSTCGRVLKGTLVAENPPFTHSFGPQIPEFIGLGDALRSLWRKSDE from the coding sequence ATGGACATTATCAGAAAAGGAAGCTGGGTTCAGATTGAATGGATCCTTCTGGAACCCGGGGAAAGGCCGGAGCATCTTCCGCCGGAGACCCGCAGGGTTCCCCTCCGGGTAAAGGCAAAAGGCATCCTTCAGGAAGACGCCCCCGTAGGAGAGCCGGCAACGGTGGTTTCAACCTGCGGCCGGGTGCTGAAGGGAACGCTGGTGGCGGAAAATCCCCCCTTCACCCATTCGTTTGGTCCCCAGATTCCGGAGTTTATCGGTCTTGGCGATGCTTTGCGGTCATTATGGAGGAAATCGGATGAATAA
- a CDS encoding NAD-dependent epimerase/dehydratase family protein, translating into MKRIVVTGAGGQIGVELTPFLREIYGAENVLGTARRNIPGPVSEGGPFELLDVRDGKAFSDLLRTFRADTVIHLAGVLSAKGEGDPLSSWDINVCGSCTALEAAREHGAAFFFPSSIAAFGPSTPAKNTPQDTLQRPTTIYGVAKVTMELLCDYYHKKFGMDTRGLRFPGLISYEALPGGGTTDYAVHIYYDAVSKGSYTSFIAKGTYMDMMYMPDALAAVVKLMEADPSKLVHRNAFNISAMSFEPEQIAASIRKMMPGFTMDYDVDPLRQGIAESWPDSLDCTAAREEWGFAPEYDLDRMTEDMLSRLKEKK; encoded by the coding sequence ATGAAGAGAATCGTCGTCACAGGGGCTGGGGGTCAGATCGGCGTCGAGCTGACTCCCTTCCTGAGGGAAATCTACGGTGCGGAAAATGTGCTCGGCACCGCCCGGAGAAACATCCCCGGCCCCGTCTCGGAGGGCGGCCCCTTCGAATTGCTCGACGTGCGGGACGGAAAGGCTTTTTCGGACCTCCTGCGTACATTCCGGGCCGACACGGTGATCCATCTCGCCGGGGTCCTCTCCGCAAAGGGCGAGGGCGACCCCCTTTCGTCGTGGGACATCAATGTCTGCGGCTCCTGCACCGCCCTGGAAGCGGCCCGGGAACACGGAGCAGCCTTCTTCTTCCCCAGCTCCATCGCGGCCTTCGGCCCCTCGACGCCGGCGAAGAACACGCCCCAGGACACTCTCCAGCGCCCGACCACTATCTACGGCGTGGCCAAGGTGACCATGGAGCTGCTCTGCGACTACTACCATAAAAAATTCGGCATGGACACCCGGGGGCTCCGCTTCCCCGGCCTGATCAGCTACGAAGCCCTTCCCGGCGGCGGTACCACGGACTACGCGGTGCACATCTACTACGACGCCGTCAGCAAAGGAAGCTACACCAGCTTCATCGCGAAGGGGACCTACATGGACATGATGTACATGCCCGACGCCCTCGCGGCGGTGGTGAAGCTTATGGAGGCCGACCCGTCGAAGCTCGTTCACCGGAACGCCTTCAACATCTCCGCCATGAGCTTCGAGCCTGAGCAGATCGCCGCGTCCATCCGCAAAATGATGCCCGGATTCACCATGGATTATGACGTGGACCCTCTCCGGCAGGGCATCGCCGAATCCTGGCCCGACTCGCTGGACTGCACCGCGGCCAGGGAAGAGTGGGGGTTCGCCCCGGAATATGACCTTGACCGGATGACGGAGGATATGCTCAGCCGCCTGAAGGAAAAGAAGTAA
- a CDS encoding glycine C-acetyltransferase — MAVPMKFLSEELDAMKQAGLYGTIRTLESPQGAWVHIDGKKYLNLCSNNYLGLCNDPRLVAKVKEYADRYGVGPGAVRTIAGTMSPHIELEKKLAAFKGAEAAIVVQSGFCANLTVIPTLAGGADDLIFSDSLNHASIIDACRLSKAKVIRYEHSDMADLKKKLEENSDGKGKKLLITDGVFSMDGDVAKLPEIVELCEKHGVIVAVDDAHGEGVLGRGGRGIVDHFSLHGRVDVEIGTMSKAFGVMGGMAAGSAVLVDYLRQKARPNLFSSALTIPDVAANLASVEILQESETLVKKLWSNGDFLKKELGALGFDTAHSETPITPVIIGEASDAKAFSAKLFERGVFATAIVFPTVPRGTARIRAMVSAAHSEDDLRFAVEQFAAVGREMGVIS, encoded by the coding sequence ATGGCCGTTCCCATGAAGTTCCTCTCGGAAGAGCTTGATGCCATGAAGCAGGCGGGGCTCTACGGCACCATCCGGACGCTCGAAAGCCCCCAGGGGGCGTGGGTTCATATCGACGGAAAGAAATACCTGAACCTCTGCTCCAATAACTACCTCGGTCTCTGCAACGATCCAAGGCTGGTGGCCAAGGTGAAGGAATACGCCGACAGGTACGGCGTGGGCCCCGGCGCGGTGAGGACCATCGCGGGCACCATGTCGCCCCACATCGAGCTGGAGAAGAAGCTCGCCGCCTTCAAGGGAGCGGAGGCCGCCATCGTGGTGCAGTCCGGCTTCTGCGCCAACCTCACGGTGATCCCCACCCTGGCCGGAGGCGCTGACGACCTGATCTTCAGCGATTCCCTGAACCATGCCTCCATCATCGACGCCTGCAGGCTGTCGAAGGCGAAGGTGATCCGGTACGAGCACTCCGACATGGCCGACCTGAAGAAAAAGCTCGAGGAGAACAGCGACGGAAAGGGAAAGAAGCTCCTCATCACCGACGGCGTCTTCTCCATGGACGGCGACGTGGCGAAGCTGCCCGAGATCGTGGAGCTGTGCGAAAAGCACGGCGTGATCGTGGCGGTGGATGACGCCCACGGCGAAGGCGTCCTCGGCAGGGGCGGCCGGGGCATTGTGGACCATTTCAGCCTCCACGGCCGGGTTGACGTGGAGATCGGCACCATGTCCAAGGCCTTCGGCGTCATGGGCGGCATGGCCGCCGGGAGCGCCGTACTTGTGGACTACCTTCGCCAGAAGGCCCGTCCGAACCTCTTCAGCAGCGCCCTCACCATTCCCGACGTGGCCGCGAACCTCGCCTCCGTGGAAATCCTCCAGGAGAGCGAGACCCTGGTGAAAAAGCTGTGGAGCAACGGGGACTTCCTGAAGAAGGAACTCGGGGCCCTGGGCTTCGACACGGCGCACAGCGAGACACCCATCACCCCGGTGATCATCGGCGAGGCATCCGACGCCAAGGCCTTCAGCGCGAAGCTCTTCGAGCGGGGAGTTTTTGCCACCGCCATAGTCTTCCCCACGGTTCCCAGGGGAACCGCCCGCATCCGGGCCATGGTCTCGGCGGCCCATTCCGAAGACGACCTCCGGTTCGCCGTGGAGCAGTTCGCCGCTGTGGGCAGGGAAATGGGGGTCATATCATGA
- a CDS encoding TRAP transporter large permease: MSIGLATAISVFIGGMFFGIPIAWLFFGAPIIGLVTDGMNYTFISGTFYHALNSATVMAIAFFVYAGSLISDAGLADRIVRFSYALVGRIRGGMEVVGIVSSVFLGALTGSSVPCISALIPLLVPRLKKYGYEPKYTTALLCSSSFLGYLIPPSVPALIYCLLAQQSVTALFLSTVIPGLLLALGYAILNYFICPKYMNPALITEKIDDTPQSPAARIKEILASTWVALPALGCPAIILIGIYGGLCTPNEAGAIAVVYCLFIGFFVYRELTVKKFWSATFSSILSIGVITMLIGGGTVLARYLIRVGAAQQVANFMMGMFSSKVMILLAMNVFFLILGMFLDGTPILILGVPLILPLMQQLEMNLVHLGAIIIVNVGLGVVTPPFAMSIFVGSRLSGCSYAELVPIMMKFLIFVGIPILLLTTYIPALSCWLPTVLLGPQMVGPW, from the coding sequence ATGAGCATCGGGCTGGCAACGGCTATTTCGGTTTTTATCGGGGGCATGTTTTTCGGAATTCCCATTGCCTGGCTCTTTTTCGGAGCTCCCATAATAGGGCTGGTAACGGACGGTATGAACTACACCTTTATTTCCGGTACCTTCTATCACGCACTCAACAGCGCCACTGTCATGGCAATCGCATTTTTTGTATACGCCGGCAGTCTCATTTCAGATGCAGGGCTCGCAGACCGGATCGTCCGCTTCTCCTACGCCCTGGTGGGGCGCATACGGGGAGGAATGGAGGTCGTCGGAATAGTATCAAGTGTCTTTCTCGGCGCATTGACAGGATCTTCCGTACCCTGCATTTCAGCTCTTATTCCGCTGCTCGTTCCCCGTCTGAAAAAGTACGGATACGAACCGAAATATACAACGGCTCTTCTCTGTTCCTCGAGCTTCCTCGGCTACCTCATCCCTCCAAGCGTTCCCGCGCTGATCTACTGTCTTCTCGCGCAGCAGTCGGTTACGGCCCTGTTCCTTTCGACGGTTATCCCCGGATTGCTGCTTGCATTAGGATATGCGATCCTTAACTACTTCATCTGCCCGAAATATATGAATCCTGCTCTAATAACGGAAAAAATAGACGACACACCGCAATCCCCGGCGGCAAGGATAAAGGAGATTTTGGCCTCCACGTGGGTTGCTCTTCCTGCTCTCGGATGCCCCGCCATAATCCTCATTGGTATATATGGAGGTTTGTGCACACCGAACGAGGCAGGTGCAATTGCGGTCGTATACTGTTTGTTTATCGGATTCTTCGTGTACAGGGAGCTCACTGTGAAGAAATTCTGGTCTGCTACGTTTTCTTCCATTCTGTCGATAGGGGTCATCACCATGCTCATCGGCGGAGGAACAGTCCTTGCGCGTTACCTGATCCGGGTAGGCGCCGCACAGCAGGTTGCGAACTTCATGATGGGAATGTTCAGCAGCAAGGTTATGATTCTTCTTGCCATGAACGTGTTCTTCCTCATTCTCGGCATGTTTCTTGACGGAACTCCCATACTCATCCTCGGTGTTCCCCTGATCCTTCCGCTGATGCAGCAGCTTGAAATGAACCTTGTTCATCTCGGGGCCATAATAATCGTGAACGTGGGACTTGGCGTCGTCACACCGCCGTTCGCCATGTCAATCTTCGTAGGTTCAAGGCTTTCAGGCTGTTCATATGCAGAACTGGTACCTATAATGATGAAGTTCCTGATTTTTGTGGGAATACCCATTCTGCTCCTTACAACATATATTCCTGCTCTGTCCTGCTGGCTGCCAACCGTACTGCTCGGTCCGCAAATGGTAGGTCCCTGGTAA
- a CDS encoding TRAP transporter small permease, translated as MKKLYFSFVALITFLENLLCAFGIIFATTFTVIQIVNRYWLHFEIMWISDLVLYVFVFAAIISIAITTREDAHTAVDVFIERIFRGKKASKMSKILINFASLGIIWLIIPIFYAYFLRALKFDEWGTLVPWFNTSWLVEAIFIMFVLCVFHIIHNTVLHMIDLYRLFGGGGEE; from the coding sequence ATGAAAAAACTGTATTTTTCCTTTGTTGCGCTGATTACGTTTCTTGAAAACCTGCTGTGCGCTTTCGGCATCATTTTTGCCACAACGTTTACCGTTATTCAGATCGTGAACAGGTATTGGCTGCACTTTGAAATCATGTGGATTTCAGATCTTGTCCTCTACGTCTTCGTATTCGCCGCAATTATTTCCATTGCGATAACAACACGAGAGGATGCTCATACGGCAGTCGATGTTTTCATTGAACGGATATTCCGGGGAAAAAAGGCTTCTAAAATGAGCAAAATTCTCATCAATTTTGCAAGCCTCGGAATAATATGGCTTATCATTCCCATTTTCTATGCCTATTTCCTGCGGGCGCTCAAATTCGACGAATGGGGAACCCTGGTTCCATGGTTCAACACAAGCTGGCTCGTGGAAGCCATTTTTATCATGTTCGTCCTGTGCGTTTTTCACATTATTCATAACACGGTTCTTCACATGATCGATCTTTACAGGCTTTTCGGCGGAGGTGGGGAAGAATGA
- a CDS encoding TRAP transporter substrate-binding protein, which yields MEFSRAGGSGFPAFEPKEKIKEAERMHNLFKRVILALLVICVVAGVASAGPKYKWSFAQPWTRPVADKGYQLFCEKVKEYTNGDIEITFHSNGLLGTHDESLHGVRDGSIEIATLSPYVNLVPGGMMNWMPWTVSTFDEARIAYAYPDGILFKVMQVAWNEVGVQMLFSCGQGAYGLGNNQRPLKHPDDLKNLKMRVSSSLASVRCLGNMGSGTGMTMETIPWAEVYNALARGVVDGCWSMWPSLVEERHAEVLKHYTHGLLNWDANNVVINKELWDSLDPKYQEAIYKAGAEAEQYLNDLYEAEEQNYINKLKADYPNLTITTLTEEERAVWREKANMAAIWEELCDPWLDKHWPGQKMGEKIRAELDAVRVQAAAKKK from the coding sequence ATGGAATTTTCCCGTGCGGGCGGTTCAGGTTTCCCGGCGTTTGAGCCGAAAGAAAAAATCAAGGAGGCGGAGAGAATGCATAATCTTTTTAAGCGCGTCATATTGGCTTTGTTGGTGATCTGCGTTGTTGCCGGAGTTGCCTCGGCTGGGCCCAAGTATAAATGGTCCTTTGCCCAGCCCTGGACTCGCCCGGTTGCGGACAAGGGCTACCAGCTCTTCTGCGAAAAAGTCAAAGAATACACGAATGGGGATATCGAGATCACCTTTCATTCAAACGGGCTGCTCGGAACCCATGACGAATCTCTCCACGGAGTGCGCGACGGAAGCATTGAAATAGCCACGCTCTCTCCCTATGTCAATCTGGTTCCCGGCGGCATGATGAACTGGATGCCCTGGACGGTCAGTACCTTCGATGAGGCAAGAATTGCCTATGCCTATCCCGACGGCATTCTGTTCAAGGTAATGCAGGTCGCATGGAACGAGGTCGGAGTCCAGATGCTTTTCAGCTGCGGACAGGGCGCATACGGGCTCGGAAACAACCAGCGCCCCCTGAAGCATCCTGATGACCTCAAAAACCTTAAAATGAGGGTTTCATCTTCCCTCGCTTCCGTCCGCTGCCTCGGGAACATGGGTTCCGGAACAGGCATGACCATGGAAACAATTCCCTGGGCAGAAGTTTACAACGCTCTTGCCCGTGGTGTTGTAGACGGCTGCTGGTCCATGTGGCCTTCTCTCGTTGAGGAGCGCCATGCCGAGGTCCTGAAACACTATACTCACGGTCTGCTGAACTGGGATGCCAACAACGTGGTCATCAACAAAGAGCTGTGGGACAGTCTCGATCCGAAGTACCAGGAAGCGATCTACAAAGCCGGAGCCGAAGCCGAGCAGTACCTGAACGACCTGTACGAGGCGGAGGAGCAGAATTATATCAATAAGCTCAAGGCCGACTATCCGAATCTCACCATTACCACGCTGACCGAAGAGGAGAGAGCGGTCTGGCGCGAAAAAGCCAATATGGCCGCAATATGGGAGGAGCTTTGCGATCCGTGGCTTGATAAGCATTGGCCCGGCCAGAAAATGGGCGAGAAAATACGGGCCGAACTTGATGCGGTCAGGGTACAGGCTGCGGCTAAAAAAAAGTAG
- a CDS encoding N-acyl-D-amino-acid deacylase family protein, with protein sequence MSRADTEIGREVHVLLDILFRGAKIIDGSGAPWYRGDVGVSNGRIAMVGKLSKEIANRVIDVCDRVLCPGFIDVHTHSDFIVFRDPVMLSKLRQGVTTQMVGQCGQSAAPVNEKYAELLESYLGFVMAGTKISWNWKTFDEWLKEAEKLPLAVNMATCLGHGTLRAAVMGFEDRRATPEEMEQMKAHMREAMEAGSFGLTSGLIYPPGVYAPKEELWSLAEVLAETGGLYLTHMRGESGGLLEAVAETIELGRRAGIPVQISHHKALGKDNWGLVTQSLQMVDEARAEGIDVTIDQYPYDNCSTSVRACLPPWAQAGGVHAICERLADPGTRTKIAEEIKVSLDTSKPCKWESMLRHGGGAAGALVVYCPNTPQWEGKNLQEISEAMNVDPVEAAFRIIESNKGSDLACYAAIGDKDIKTVLGHPATMVGADSIPPAEGAKAHPRSFGTHSRILAKYVREEKTLTLESAVHKMSGMPAARFGLQRKGLIREGMDADILVFDPEKVRDNATYENPTLLASGMDYVFVKGVKTLDGESFSGNAAGKVIRKGH encoded by the coding sequence TTGAGCCGGGCAGACACCGAAATAGGAAGAGAGGTGCATGTTTTGCTTGATATCTTGTTCCGGGGAGCTAAAATCATCGATGGTTCAGGTGCTCCATGGTACCGCGGGGATGTTGGAGTCAGCAACGGACGAATTGCTATGGTCGGAAAACTTTCAAAAGAAATCGCGAACCGGGTTATCGATGTTTGCGACAGAGTTTTGTGCCCGGGTTTTATTGATGTCCATACCCATTCTGATTTTATCGTTTTCAGAGACCCGGTCATGCTCTCGAAGCTGCGCCAGGGAGTAACCACCCAGATGGTTGGGCAATGCGGTCAGAGTGCAGCTCCTGTTAACGAAAAATATGCGGAACTTCTCGAATCTTATCTCGGGTTCGTCATGGCTGGGACAAAAATCTCATGGAACTGGAAGACTTTCGACGAATGGCTGAAAGAAGCCGAAAAACTTCCCCTTGCCGTCAACATGGCGACCTGCCTCGGACATGGAACCCTGAGAGCGGCCGTTATGGGCTTTGAAGACCGGAGGGCCACTCCTGAGGAAATGGAGCAGATGAAGGCCCATATGAGGGAAGCCATGGAGGCAGGCAGTTTTGGTCTTACCAGCGGCCTCATCTACCCTCCCGGGGTGTATGCTCCAAAAGAGGAACTGTGGAGCCTCGCGGAAGTACTCGCTGAAACCGGAGGGCTATACCTCACACACATGCGGGGCGAATCCGGAGGACTCCTCGAAGCTGTGGCTGAAACCATCGAGCTTGGGCGGCGCGCCGGTATCCCGGTGCAGATTTCCCACCACAAGGCCCTCGGGAAAGACAACTGGGGACTCGTAACACAATCTCTTCAAATGGTTGATGAGGCCAGGGCGGAAGGAATTGACGTCACCATCGACCAGTACCCCTACGATAACTGCAGCACAAGCGTCCGGGCCTGCCTTCCCCCTTGGGCACAGGCGGGTGGAGTACACGCAATTTGCGAGCGTCTTGCTGATCCCGGGACGAGGACAAAAATTGCTGAAGAAATAAAAGTTTCCCTCGATACGTCAAAACCCTGCAAATGGGAAAGCATGCTCCGTCATGGAGGCGGAGCGGCAGGAGCTCTGGTGGTTTACTGCCCGAACACCCCCCAGTGGGAGGGGAAGAACCTCCAGGAAATTTCTGAAGCCATGAATGTTGACCCCGTGGAGGCCGCTTTCAGGATCATCGAGTCGAATAAAGGCAGCGACCTTGCATGTTATGCCGCAATTGGCGACAAGGATATCAAGACTGTCCTCGGCCATCCTGCCACAATGGTTGGAGCAGACTCGATCCCCCCTGCCGAAGGAGCAAAAGCCCACCCCAGAAGTTTTGGAACCCATTCGAGAATTCTTGCCAAGTACGTCAGGGAGGAAAAAACCCTCACCCTTGAAAGCGCGGTCCATAAGATGTCCGGAATGCCTGCGGCCCGTTTTGGTCTGCAGCGGAAAGGTCTGATCCGTGAGGGCATGGATGCCGATATTCTTGTCTTCGATCCGGAAAAAGTCCGGGACAACGCCACATATGAGAATCCCACGCTGTTAGCCTCGGGAATGGATTATGTATTCGTCAAAGGGGTAAAAACACTCGACGGAGAGTCATTTTCCGGCAACGCTGCAGGAAAGGTCATACGAAAAGGGCACTGA
- a CDS encoding GntR family transcriptional regulator produces MNEEMTLEALAERMSGDSSAPYYIAGVLREAIYRGILPEGKPLHQAQLALRLGVSPIPLREALRLLETEGLVTFQGYRGAVVTALSVEEARELYEMVSALETNLLKIAFPRITRRIVDDAAKILDLMDGEQDCIRWRDLNQMFHNLLFESADRPLTLDMLARLRQKTDRNIRIHLASMREESQRQHRAVLAAVVAGNLPGALEALADHLAYTSNDLQSCMRLEQGKKRR; encoded by the coding sequence ATGAACGAAGAAATGACCCTCGAAGCCCTGGCGGAGCGCATGAGCGGCGACAGTTCGGCGCCCTACTATATCGCAGGGGTGCTCCGGGAGGCCATCTACCGTGGGATTCTTCCAGAGGGGAAGCCCCTTCACCAGGCCCAGCTCGCCCTTCGGCTCGGTGTCAGCCCCATTCCCCTCCGGGAGGCCCTGCGCCTGCTCGAGACCGAGGGGCTGGTGACCTTCCAGGGATACCGGGGTGCCGTGGTCACCGCCCTCTCGGTGGAAGAGGCCCGGGAACTCTACGAAATGGTCTCTGCCCTGGAGACGAACCTCCTGAAGATCGCCTTTCCCCGCATCACCAGGCGCATCGTGGACGACGCGGCGAAGATCCTTGACCTCATGGACGGGGAGCAGGACTGCATCCGCTGGCGAGACCTCAACCAGATGTTCCACAACCTGCTCTTCGAGTCCGCCGACCGCCCCCTCACCCTGGACATGCTCGCCAGGCTGCGCCAGAAGACCGACCGGAACATTCGCATCCATCTCGCCTCCATGCGGGAGGAGTCCCAGCGGCAGCACCGGGCCGTCCTCGCCGCTGTGGTCGCGGGGAACCTGCCGGGAGCCCTGGAAGCCCTCGCCGATCACCTCGCCTATACTTCCAATGACCTTCAGTCCTGCATGAGGCTCGAGCAGGGAAAGAAAAGAAGATAA
- a CDS encoding hemolysin family protein has protein sequence MSFLYNVLGILALILVSAFFAVSEISLAASRKIKLKLLLKKGDHRAQRVLDLQENPGHYFTVIQIGLNAVAILGGVMGESALSPYIFSWLQLFYDGPALQTVSFAISFSLVTGAFVLFADLIPKRTGMTEPERIALAVAAPMTVCMKLFAPLVWFFNGLADAIFRLFRISVVRRDDITSDDVMAMADAGAQAGVFLNKEQHLIANVFELDTRGVASAMSSRNDIVFLTLGESEESLYAKITERPHGKYPVCERDSIDTVMGYVDSKDLLPRIAKGSKISLRTDPIVRKILILPDTLTLFEALERFRDAREDMAVIVNEYALVVGLLTLQDVMSTVMGELISPFQEELIVQRDENSWLVDGTTPIEDVMQALDIDEFEGWENYETIAGFIMYMLRRVPKRTDKVEYGDHAFEVVDIDNYRIDQVLVTRIGGEGRTA, from the coding sequence ATGTCTTTTCTCTACAATGTGCTTGGAATTCTTGCCCTGATTCTTGTCAGCGCCTTTTTTGCCGTGTCGGAGATTTCCCTCGCCGCTTCCAGGAAAATCAAGCTCAAGCTCCTGCTGAAGAAAGGAGACCACCGGGCACAGAGAGTCCTCGACCTGCAGGAAAACCCCGGACATTATTTCACGGTCATCCAGATCGGACTGAACGCGGTGGCCATCCTCGGCGGCGTCATGGGCGAGTCGGCCCTCTCCCCCTACATTTTCTCCTGGCTGCAGCTCTTCTATGACGGCCCCGCGCTCCAGACGGTCTCCTTCGCCATCTCCTTCTCCCTCGTAACGGGGGCTTTCGTCCTTTTTGCGGACCTTATCCCGAAAAGAACAGGAATGACCGAGCCCGAACGGATCGCCCTCGCCGTGGCCGCCCCCATGACCGTCTGCATGAAGCTCTTCGCCCCGCTGGTCTGGTTCTTCAACGGCCTGGCAGACGCGATATTCAGGCTCTTCCGCATTTCCGTGGTCAGGCGGGACGACATCACGTCGGACGACGTCATGGCCATGGCCGACGCGGGAGCCCAGGCGGGGGTGTTCCTGAACAAGGAGCAGCACCTCATCGCCAACGTCTTCGAGCTGGACACGAGAGGGGTTGCCTCGGCCATGTCGTCGAGGAACGACATCGTTTTCCTCACCCTGGGCGAGTCCGAAGAGAGCCTCTACGCAAAGATAACGGAGAGGCCCCACGGAAAGTATCCCGTCTGCGAGCGGGATTCCATCGACACGGTCATGGGGTACGTGGACTCCAAGGATCTCCTCCCCAGGATCGCGAAGGGGAGCAAGATCTCCCTGCGGACCGACCCCATCGTCCGCAAGATCCTCATCCTGCCCGATACGCTGACTCTTTTCGAGGCCCTCGAGCGGTTCCGCGACGCCAGGGAAGACATGGCCGTCATCGTGAACGAATATGCCCTGGTCGTGGGGCTGCTGACGCTTCAGGACGTCATGAGCACCGTCATGGGCGAGCTCATCAGTCCCTTCCAGGAAGAGCTCATCGTGCAGCGGGACGAGAATTCCTGGCTGGTGGACGGCACCACCCCCATAGAGGACGTGATGCAGGCCCTGGATATCGACGAGTTCGAGGGGTGGGAGAATTATGAGACCATCGCCGGATTCATCATGTACATGCTCAGGAGGGTTCCCAAGCGGACCGACAAGGTAGAGTACGGCGACCATGCCTTTGAAGTTGTGGATATCGACAACTACCGGATCGACCAGGTGCTGGTCACCCGCATCGGCGGGGAAGGCAGGACCGCGTAA